TCTTCATTGTATGACTTTATCATGAAGAACTTGGCATTTTCATATTCAATCTGAAAATCTGTTTTGTTATATTTATCTCGGCGAACAAACTGGTTCAAATTGTTGTTTCTGGTTGATGAGCCCAAACAACTATTCGATTTGTTTGCCCGGGGACCATGAACTAGCTCTCTTGAAACTTCGAAAGTTTTGTGTGAGCTATATTTCTTATTCACTCCAAAATGGTTATGACCATGAACAGCCTGGGCGGTCCTTCGCAGATTCATGTGATTATCTCTATAGAAAAACCCATCCTGTCTTTCATTAGAGAGTGAAGGTATTATCCGACCACGACCATGGGAGAACCCTTGAGCAGCTTCAACTGCTTGTAAACTAGAACTCAGATTTGGAGCCTGAGACAATCATGAGATGAAAACAAATCAACTGCCTGAGATAAAGAGAAGAGCTGTATAAAATGGGCAAAGGGAAGATACAAAAGACTTAAATAtcaaattaaaataaatcatCTTAATTTGATCGAACTGCACGACTGCAGTTAAAAGTAGAACAGTCAATATCATTTTCAGCTAAACCAGTGATAATTATTGGCCTGATGCTACATTCTCAAGTGCATTTCATCCTTCAATTTTACATGAGACAGATGCAAACTGCATACCAAAACACAGGGATGTCATGCAATTCTTCTCTTAATATCAATAAGGAAAACTTAAAATAGGTAAATAATCACCCACCAAACTTTTGGCTGCTTGCAAGCAATAAATTCCTACTCAAGGTTAAGCCATATCAAATTGTGACCTTAAACCAATTTAGGCTGTAGGAAATGAGGAAAAGCTAGTTTGCACCTTGTTAAAGTGCTTGGTATCTTCACCAGGAAAGTCAAATGACGAGGGAGCAACTTTTGGTTTTGGATTCAATGTCCTTGCAGAATCTTCTAAATCAACTCTGGCTTTTCTCATTGTAATTTTCAAACCTCTAGAATCCAATCAAGACTCTGAACCAGCAGTATGGGCATTTGTCCTTTCACCAGAGGATTCTGCTGTACTTTGTGAGTCTACAATTGCAAGGTCTGATACCCATGAGCACCTAGGCATTATTTCTGCCCTATCGGAGACTTTCCACTGAAGGTGATCCATTGAAGACACCATTAGTTGCCCATATTTAGTTGATTGAAGCAGAAGTTGGTCAATTGCAGATTCATAAAGTTTTGCTTATTAGGATCTACTGGAACAAAGATATACCTAGCATTAACTTCTTTTTGTGTTCAATATGGAACTTCATCGAACTACCAAACTAGGGACTGTAGAAATTGATGGAAGAAAAGAATGAGCAAGCACCATAGACAACAACAAGGAATCTAATCATCACTTACAACACGTTCTTCATCCAGATCAAAAGCGGAATCTGCCTTTGGATCCATCACGAATGCTTCAGACACTACAGAATTAAAAAGTAAGATCAAAGTTGATTCGGCTTATAGATGAAGATCATCATGAGGTATAACACTTGAACTAAACTGACTAGAATCTCCAAAGCATATACAAGCTAGAGACTAAGGAAATTGGTTGTGAATGAAAATTTTGTATCCTCTAGCAGCAAAAGGACCACAAAATCAAACACAATTGTTAGTGTGTTACCATATTACATCCTGTAGAACTATATTTCGTATGAACATGTAGGAGATAAAGACAAATGCAGAAATTGTaattgagttttatttcttgaattTATGAGAAAAGATAGAAGTATCAACCATCCTCTGACTTGCTTAGATAGTAACAGATTCTCTCAGCTTACTATAACATTGAAGATTACATCACATGCCAATTCTTTGTTACTTTTAACCTATCCAAGTTTTCTTTTAAGTGCTTTGatctggtgcactaattgcaatgCTCAAGCACTCATCTCAAAGTAACATCCAACAGCACCCCCAAAGCTCTCTTGAATACCACCAAGTGTTGACCCCTGCTGCTACATCCTCCATACCAATTGCAAAATACTAATTTTAGAATTTTGACTTTTCACCATGATATGCTTCCTTGTCCACTTATGAAGCTTCAATGTCTAGGAAGCCTGTAGCTCACCAATATTCACTTTGTGGCAATAGTTGACTATGCCACAAACAATATCTCACAACCTTACACATTCCTTTGATGTACTAATCCCAAAAGCTGTATAGCCTTTTCTTGATCATACCCACTTCTATTACCCTTATCCAATATTAATAGAATAAGACAgacaaataaaagaagaaacattAGAAGGGTAGCCCCAGTGATTAGGCTGATCTACCCTACCATGCATTGGTAATCCATATCTGACCTTGCAGAGTTGAAATGCTTCTAGCACTTGAGATGAACAATGTGGATTAAACATGGCATGGTGATGGCAATGAGACAATTTTGCTAGA
The window above is part of the Musa acuminata AAA Group cultivar baxijiao chromosome BXJ2-6, Cavendish_Baxijiao_AAA, whole genome shotgun sequence genome. Proteins encoded here:
- the LOC135583337 gene encoding YTH domain-containing protein ECT4-like isoform X3, translated to MRKARVDLEDSARTLNPKPKVAPSSFDFPGEDTKHFNKAPNLSSSLQAVEAAQGFSHGRGRIIPSLSNERQDGFFYRDNHMNLRRTAQAVHGHNHFGVNKKYSSHKTFEVSRELVHGPRANKSNSCLGSSTRNNNLNQFVRRDKYNKTDFQIEYENAKFFMIKSYNEDDVHKSVKYNVWASTPNGNKKLDAVFWVAERLMKKGSKCPIFLFFSVNASGQFVGLAEMIGPVDFNKNLDFWQKETWNGFFPVKWHIIKDIPNRLFQSIRLENNDNKAVTFSKDTQEPL